From a single Plasmodium coatneyi strain Hackeri chromosome 4, complete sequence genomic region:
- a CDS encoding P-type ATPase: MNPKSTQNDSNSTEPKEGIHNQKKKEKDGMSSSRKKASAPAAGAAIGQKDSPKGSDQTKGEDGQQTKREHKPKIQAVKPKEEPVKENVEVVKPIVEAVKPNVEAVKPKVEMLKSTELTKLNDEANIPAGYNHDATESIENLCKEFDLQDLNSGLTTEQVKINREKYGENYIEKDDATPIWLIFLSQYYSPVVMLLLVAALASLILNEIVEGVAIISIVTLNACLATYMEKSSGDAIAKLAEMASPQCTVLRNGNKIVIPSREVVVGDVVVISTGDSISADLRLTEVIELKTNESLLTGESEDIKKTLTPVDYTTPFATNLCFATTSVTNGSGKGIVIATGLNTQVGKIASQLKRSSKGSKLTPLQVALNKLGGLIGLIAIIVLVFIIALAVLINYRDPAHADKDPILVIIIIGVGFAVSSVPEGLPMVVTITLSAGAKDMVRKNANVRKLPAVETLGCCSVICSDKTGTLTEGKMTAINAVTFAKNSSLSDKNNKLTKTFDFYPTKGFEPYGGLFDSSKLTNELKKKIVIAKNQGTSYDSILYNYGNPKNDSIDVKKTRSLMFAAYLNSYDTTLARDPKTSKWTIHGNMSEGPIVVAAAKVGYNFLTNDSQQSYVKEYTRLDDLEVTFNSSRKMKITFYKLKKENMFEYIHLQRPGKMFTHVALIKGAPDKLLDRSTHLLEESPKGPQICWNDKISENEKEILAQKNLELSQKALRVLAVCIKPLTTEHITLLKSLDDADERLKFVTTDEDSGFIPLGYVAAFDPPRPGVKEAIQTCRDAQVKVIMITGDQKPTAIAIGKLIGLIGEEQTDQTDQADAQAIECSELHINKNPNEPVLPDDQLDAFTDKILIYSRAQPEDKITIVNSLKRKGYLVAMTGDGVNDAPALKAADIGVAMGINGTEVAKGASEMILIDDNFCTVVSAIDVGRTIFSNIQKFVCFLLGTNIGEILYLSIAIAAQMPFPLEALQILFLNLMTDGCPAVALSREPPNRDNMKTPPRPKKQPIMTKKWWFYGIIPHTIFEALCVLLSLAFSLYICTGSYTLNDIHSSCRTVSFPDASDADIKHEFKYFCSTYEYRVSPEYVGWITNVNFWHPEKKKTVTFWGAAKGKVENISPESIEIHPDIRTIMQNGCPGDLETDEYGWCKPKENISVNAKDDNLPPGVFRKNFEDVASKGSKRGRTMAFISAVWCEMLRAYTVRSWEPFYKVFNRNMWMHLACSISATLTFLSTCIPGITSVLNTTCLLWWQYLLGISWALLNMLLDEIVPKVIYRRRYMSVKK, encoded by the coding sequence ATGAATCCCAAGAGTACACAAAACGATTCAAACAGCACGGagccaaaggaaggaatccacaatcaaaaaaaaaaagaaaaagatggaaTGAGCAGCTCTCGCAAAAAGGCCTCCGCGCCTGCTGCGGGGGCTGCCATTGGACAGAAGGATAGTCCAAAAGGTTCAGACCAGACGAAGGGGGAGGATGGGCAGCAGACAAAGCGGGAGCACAAGCCAAAGATACAGGCGGTGAAACCAAAGGAGGAGCCGGTAAAGGAAAACGTAGAAGTGGTAAAGCCAATTGTAGAAGCGGTAAAGCCAAATGTAGAAGCGGTAAAACCAAAGGTAGAAATGTTGAAGTCAACGGAGTTAACAAAACTGAACGATGAAGCGAACATCCCAGCCGGGTACAACCACGACGCGACGGAGAGTATTGAAAACCTGTGCAAGGAGTTCGATCTGCAGGACCTGAATTCAGGCCTAACAACAGAgcaagtaaaaataaacagagaaaaatatggagAGAATTACATCGAAAAGGATGACGCAACACCAATATGGTTGATTTTTCTATCGCAGTATTACAGCCCTGTGGTGATGCTACTCCTCGTTGCTGCTCTGGCCAGTTTAATCCTGAATGAAATTGTAGAAGGAGTTGCCATCATCAGTATAGTTACGCTGAATGCCTGTCTAGCTACATATATGGAAAAGTCCTCAGGTGACGCTATCGCAAAGTTAGCAGAAATGGCATCCCCCCAATGTACGGTTTTACGAAATGGGAATAAAATTGTTATTCCCTCGAGAGAAGTAGTGGTTGGTGACGTCGTCGTGATCAGCACAGGGGACTCCATCTCAGCAGACTTAAGATTAACTGAAGTGATCGAACTGAAAACAAATGAAAGTCTTCTAACAGGAGAATCGGAAGATATAAAGAAGACCTTAACACCAGTTGATTACACCACCCCTTTTGCGACCAACTTATGTTTCGCCACCACATCTGTCACGAACGGTTCAGGTAAAGGGATAGTTATTGCCACGGGGTTAAATACCCAGGTAGGGAAAATAGCCTCTCAGTTGAAAAGGTCAAGTAAGGGAAGCAAATTGACTCCCCTACAAGTAGCATTAAACAAACTGGGAGGACTCATAGGTCTTATTGCCATCATCGTTTTGGTGTTTATCATAGCGTTGGCTGTACTGATTAATTATAGAGATCCAGCACATGCCGATAAGGATCCCATTcttgtaataattataattggaGTGGGTTTTGCAGTTTCATCCGTTCCAGAAGGATTACCAATGGTTGTTACGATAACCCTTTCTGCTGGGGCTAAGGATATGGTTCGAAAGAATGCGAATGTGCGTAAGTTACCAGCTGTAGAAACGCTAGGATGCTGCTCCGTCATCTGCTCAGACAAAACGGGAACACTcactgaaggaaaaatgacagCCATTAACGCCGTAACGTTTGCAAAGAACTCAAGTCTAAGTGATAAGAATAATAAGCTGACGAAAACGTTTGACTTTTATCCTACGAAAGGGTTCGAGCCTTATGGTGGATTATTCGATTCTAGCAAATTAacaaatgaattaaaaaaaaaaattgtcatcGCGAAGAATCAAGGCACATCTTATGattccattttgtacaattATGGAAATCCAAAAAATGATTCCATAGATGTGAAGAAAACGAGGTCTCTCATGTTTGCTGCTTATCTCAACTCGTACGATACTACACTGGCGAGGGATCCTAAGACGTCTAAATGGACAATTCATGGAAACATGAGTGAAGGACCTATAGTAGTAGCTGCAGCGAAGGTTGGGTATAATTTCCTCACTAACGACAGCCAACAATCGTACGTCAAGGAGTACACACGATTGGACGATTTAGAAGTTACCTTTAACTCCTccagaaaaatgaaaatcaCCTTTTATaaattgaagaaggaaaacatgtTTGAGTATATTCATTTGCAGAGACCAGGGAAGATGTTCACCCACGTTGCTCTCATCAAGGGTGCCCCGGATAAGCTACTGGATAGAAGCACGCACCTTTTGGAGGAATCTCCCAAGGGACCGCAAATCTGTTGGAATGACAAAATTAGcgaaaatgagaaggaaatattAGCCCAAAAGAATCTGGAACTATCGCAGAAGGCCTTGAGAGTCCTCGCCGTTTGCATTAAACCGTTAACCACTGAACACATAACTTTATTGAAAAGTTTGGACGATGCTGATGAGCGACTGAAATTTGTCACCACCGATGAGGATAGCGGATTCATCCCTCTGGGATATGTTGCCGCGTTCGACCCACCCAGACCCGGAGTGAAGGAAGCCATCCAGACATGTAGAGATGCTCAAGTGAAAGTCATTATGATCACGGGGGATCAGAAACCGACGGCCATTGCGATTGGAAAGCTCATCGGTTTGATAGGGGAGGAGCAGACAGACCAAACAGACCAGGCAGACGCCCAAGCCATCGAATGCTCCGAGCTGCACATTAACAAGAACCCGAACGAACCAGTACTACCGGATGACCAACTAGATGCATTCACAGATAAAATACTGATATACTCAAGAGCCCAACCGGAGGACAAAATCACCATCGTAAATTCCCTGAAGAGAAAAGGCTACCTAGTCGCCATGACAGGAGATGGGGTGAACGACGCACCAGCTTTAAAAGCAGCAGATATAGGAGTCGCCATGGGAATAAACGGAACGGAGGTAGCCAAAGGTGCATCTGAAATGATTCTAATTGATGACAATTTCTGTACAGTTGTTAGCGCCATAGATGTAGGAAGAACTATCTTTTCTAATATACAGAAATTTGTTTGCTTCTTGCTGGGTACGAACATTGGAGAGATACTTTACCTTTCCATCGCTATCGCAGCACAGATGCCCTTCCCATTGGAAGCACTTCAAATCTTATTCTTGAATTTAATGACAGATGGATGTCCAGCAGTAGCCCTATCGAGGGAGCCACCCAACCGCGATAATATGAAAACACCTCCCAGACCAAAGAAGCAACCCATAATGACCAAAAAGTGGTGGTTCTATGGAATCATCCCGCATACAATTTTCGAAGCGTTATGTGTCCTCCTGTCATTAGCATTTTCTCTCTACATCTGCACGGGCAGTTATACCTTAAATGATATACATAGTTCCTGCCGAACCGTTAGCTTCCCAGATGCTTCAGATGCAGACATCAAACATGAGTTCAAATACTTTTGCAGTACCTATGAATATAGGGTGTCCCCAGAGTATGTTGGTTGGATCACCAACGTGAATTTCTGGCACcctgagaagaaaaaaacagttaCTTTTTGGGGAgctgcaaaagggaaagtagAGAATATAAGTCCTGAATCGATAGAAATACATCCAGATATACGAACCATAATGCAGAATGGTTGTCCAGGTGATTTAGAAACAGATGAATATGGATGGTGTAAAccgaaggaaaatatttctgttAACGCAAAGGATGACAATCTTCCCCCTGGAGTGTTTCGCAAGAATTTTGAAGACGTTGCTTCTAAGGGGTCAAAAAGAGGTAGAACCATGGCATTTATTTCTGCCGTATGGTGTGAAATGTTGAGAGCGTATACTGTTCGAAGTTGGGAACCCTTTTACAAAGTCTTTAATAGAAATATGTGGATGCATCTGGCTTGTAGCATTTCGGCCACTTTGACATTCTTGTCCACGTGCATTCCGGGAATTACCTCCGTTCTGAACACCACTTGCTTGCTCTGGTGGCAATACCTCTTGGGCATTTCATGGGCACTCCTCAACATGCTGCTGGATGAGATCGTGCCGAAGGTCATCTACCGCAGGAGGTACATGTCGGTGAAGAAGTAA